In bacterium, the following are encoded in one genomic region:
- a CDS encoding glycosyltransferase family 1 protein — translation MMKNELTPAQPLSVCLIGSPPSERFHSMDIYEMGLAGGLYGIEGIDLRRQQWPATGIPKNKYLSAIMTYWNRSCRYPMLLNPPVSDLYHILDHSYAHLITKLPREKTIITCHDLMPMMVECYENTIGGKLSLASFRHSVSCLNKARHILADSGATKNALIDILKLADKNITVVPLGVDEIFCPTKPGQDHKESDKTKYILQVGATAEPYKNTMNILRSFSLLFKRGGGQIKLLKVGKPYTKEQLGFIESEGLAAQIRYLGFVDRKELPKVYRQASVLLMPSLYEGFGMPLLEAMASGIPVVASRRGSIPEVAGEAAFYVDPDDPKDIARGVEKVLNDSTLRQDLITKGLLRAKAFTWKRTAEETLMVYRKIIDSN, via the coding sequence ATGATGAAGAATGAGTTAACGCCAGCCCAGCCATTATCTGTGTGCCTGATCGGATCTCCTCCTTCCGAGAGATTCCACAGTATGGATATTTATGAAATGGGCCTGGCTGGAGGTCTATATGGGATAGAGGGAATTGATTTAAGGAGACAGCAATGGCCCGCAACTGGTATTCCAAAGAATAAATATCTGTCAGCGATTATGACCTATTGGAATCGGTCCTGCCGCTATCCTATGCTTTTAAACCCGCCGGTCTCAGACCTGTACCACATATTGGACCATTCATATGCCCATCTTATAACTAAACTTCCCAGGGAGAAAACAATAATAACCTGTCACGACCTAATGCCGATGATGGTGGAGTGTTATGAAAATACAATTGGCGGAAAACTATCCCTGGCTTCTTTCAGACACAGCGTTTCTTGTCTGAATAAAGCCCGGCATATATTAGCCGATTCGGGAGCCACTAAAAATGCCCTGATCGATATCTTGAAGTTGGCAGATAAAAACATTACCGTGGTGCCTCTGGGAGTGGATGAAATCTTTTGCCCCACCAAACCTGGCCAGGACCACAAAGAATCGGATAAAACTAAATACATCCTTCAGGTGGGGGCAACAGCCGAACCTTATAAGAACACAATGAACATTCTGCGTTCATTTTCGTTGCTGTTCAAGAGAGGGGGAGGACAAATCAAGCTGCTCAAGGTAGGAAAACCCTACACTAAGGAACAACTGGGATTTATTGAGAGCGAAGGGCTTGCTGCCCAGATCCGGTATTTGGGATTTGTGGATAGAAAAGAATTGCCTAAAGTATATCGCCAAGCCTCGGTTCTTTTAATGCCTTCCCTTTACGAAGGGTTTGGAATGCCCTTGCTGGAGGCCATGGCTAGTGGAATCCCGGTGGTAGCTTCACGCCGGGGCTCGATCCCCGAAGTGGCCGGCGAGGCAGCATTCTACGTTGATCCAGATGATCCAAAGGACATAGCCCGGGGCGTGGAAAAGGTTTTAAACGACAGCACTCTCAGACAGGATCTTATAACCAAAGGCCTTTTAAGGGCAAAGGCGTTTACCTGGAAAAGAACGGCCGAGGAAACACTTATGGTTTATCGTAAAATAATTGATAGCAACTGA
- the asnB gene encoding asparagine synthase (glutamine-hydrolyzing) — protein sequence MCGICGIYNYLEPDRPVDPVLIRAMMQAMLSRGPDDEGTHIQGGLGLGFRRLSIVDLSGGHQPLSDETGSLWLVLNGEIYNYPQLKKELLSRGHKFKTASDAESVLHLYQDHGPELLAKLEGMFAFALWDTAKRRLMLARDRTGIKPLYYHDDGKRLIFGSSLVSVLTDPSIKKELSLSAFSDFLALRYVPAPDTAINGVKKLEPGHFLLSGAKGISIKRYWSIPARLPRLPEAEARELLSKQLMKSIGSHLMSDVPVAAFLSGGIDSSIVVGAMVKLGARPKTFTAGFEGDPLFDELPYAKQVADHWGLDNYQVQISSAEVQQHVADIARALEEPIADPAAIPGYFLSQMAARQVKVVLTGEGADETFAGYRRYWWALERSSRLKPLSRLGTGPARLIDKMGFNFYRHRSLKLLTEPKLSTAYLENIALFNLKERQALAGPVLNDLMSSRPYPRQPEELFKDISDLEPIDQLQYADTSYWLPDDLLIKMDKITMAHSLEARVPFLDNDLLTLAWQVSGSIRYKNGTSKYLLREIAGDLLPSEILKRPKQGFDLPLARWFRGPLGEFARQTIMDSRMVREKWIDPAMTEEYLKQHLTHKHDRSFQIYALMLWSIWERELLG from the coding sequence ATGTGCGGAATTTGCGGCATATATAATTACTTGGAGCCAGACCGTCCGGTTGATCCGGTCCTGATTCGGGCCATGATGCAGGCCATGCTGTCGCGCGGACCGGATGACGAGGGCACCCATATCCAGGGAGGCCTGGGCCTGGGCTTTCGCAGGCTTTCCATCGTGGATCTTTCCGGCGGCCACCAGCCGTTAAGTGATGAGACCGGTTCCTTGTGGCTGGTCTTGAACGGGGAAATCTATAATTACCCGCAGCTGAAAAAAGAACTCTTAAGCCGGGGCCATAAATTCAAGACCGCCAGCGATGCTGAATCGGTGCTGCACCTCTATCAGGACCACGGACCGGAGCTACTAGCTAAACTGGAAGGCATGTTTGCCTTTGCCCTGTGGGATACCGCCAAACGCCGGCTGATGCTGGCTCGAGACCGCACCGGCATAAAGCCGTTGTATTACCATGATGATGGGAAACGCCTGATATTCGGTTCTTCGCTGGTATCGGTTCTGACAGACCCTTCGATCAAAAAAGAACTCTCCCTTTCGGCCTTCAGCGATTTCCTGGCTTTGCGATATGTGCCGGCGCCGGACACTGCCATCAACGGCGTAAAAAAGCTGGAACCGGGCCATTTTCTGTTGTCCGGTGCCAAGGGCATTTCAATAAAAAGATACTGGAGCATCCCGGCCCGGCTGCCCCGGTTGCCGGAAGCAGAAGCCAGGGAACTGCTGTCCAAACAACTCATGAAATCAATCGGCTCCCATTTGATGAGCGATGTGCCGGTGGCCGCCTTTTTGTCCGGGGGGATAGATTCTTCCATCGTGGTGGGAGCAATGGTCAAACTGGGAGCCAGGCCAAAGACATTCACCGCCGGCTTTGAGGGGGACCCCTTGTTTGACGAATTGCCCTATGCCAAACAGGTGGCAGATCACTGGGGACTGGATAATTATCAGGTGCAGATCAGCTCTGCCGAGGTCCAACAGCATGTTGCCGATATAGCCAGAGCGTTGGAGGAACCGATAGCTGATCCGGCAGCCATTCCCGGATATTTTCTGTCCCAGATGGCGGCCCGGCAGGTCAAGGTGGTTTTGACCGGAGAAGGTGCCGATGAGACCTTTGCAGGATACCGCCGTTACTGGTGGGCGCTGGAGCGAAGCAGCCGGCTGAAACCATTATCCCGCCTGGGAACCGGCCCGGCCCGGCTGATAGATAAAATGGGATTCAACTTTTACCGTCACCGAAGTTTAAAGCTGTTGACGGAACCCAAGCTCTCCACGGCCTACCTGGAGAACATAGCGCTGTTCAATTTAAAAGAGCGCCAGGCACTGGCCGGTCCGGTATTGAATGATCTGATGTCCAGCCGGCCTTATCCCCGCCAGCCGGAGGAATTATTCAAAGATATAAGCGACCTGGAGCCGATAGACCAGCTTCAGTATGCAGACACTTCATACTGGCTGCCAGACGATCTTTTAATCAAAATGGACAAGATAACAATGGCCCATTCGCTGGAAGCCAGGGTCCCATTCTTGGACAATGACCTGCTGACCCTGGCCTGGCAGGTATCCGGAAGCATTCGCTATAAAAATGGTACCTCAAAGTATCTGCTGAGGGAAATAGCTGGGGATCTGCTGCCATCAGAGATACTGAAAAGGCCCAAGCAGGGATTTGACCTGCCCCTGGCCCGATGGTTCCGGGGTCCCCTGGGTGAATTTGCACGCCAGACAATAATGGACAGCCGAATGGTCCGGGAAAAATGGATCGACCCAGCTATGACGGAAGAATACTTAAAACAGCATTTGACCCATAAGCATGATCGTTCTTTTCAAATATATGCCCTGATGTTGTGGAGCATCTGGGAACGCGAGTTATTGGGATGA